A window of Solea senegalensis isolate Sse05_10M linkage group LG20, IFAPA_SoseM_1, whole genome shotgun sequence contains these coding sequences:
- the rps5 gene encoding 40S ribosomal protein S5: MTEWETAPAVAETPEIKLFGKWSTDDVQINDISLQDYIAVKEKYAKYLPHSGGRYAAKRFRKAQCPIVERLTNSMMMHGRNNGKKLMTVRIVKHAFEIIHLLTGENPLQVLVNAIINSGPREDSTRIGRAGTVRRQAVDVSPLRRVNQAIWLLCTGAREAAFRNIKTIAECLADELINAAKGSSNSYAIKKKDELERVAKSNR, encoded by the exons A TGACTGAGTGGGAAACTGCCCCAGCTGTGGCTGAGACCCCAGAGATCAAGCTCTTTGGCAAGTGGAGCACTGATGATGTCCAGATCAATGACATCTCCCTGCAG GATTACATTGCCGTAAAAGAGAAGTACGCCAAGTACCTGCCACACTCTGGAGGACGGTATGCTGCCAAGCGTTTCCGTAAGGCCCAGTGCCCCATCGTTGAGCGTCTGACCAACTCCATGATGATGCACGGTCGCAACAACGGCAAGAAGCTGATGACTGTGCGAATTGTCAAGCACGCTTTCGAAATCATCCACCTGCTGACTGGAGAG AATCCCCTTCAAGTCTTGGTGAACGCCATCATCAACAGTGGACCCCGTGAGGACTCCACGCGTATCGGTCGTGCTGGTACCGTCAGGAGGCAGGCTGTGGATGTGTCGCCCCTCCGCAGAGTCAACCAG GCCATCTGGCTGCTGTGCACAGGAGCAAGAGAAGCCGCTTTCAGGAACATCAAGACCATCGCTGAGTGTCTGGCTGATGAGCTCATCAATGCCGCTAAG GGTTCATCTAACTCTTACGCCATCAAGAAGAAGGACGAGTTGGAGAGAGTTGCCAAGTCCAACCGTTAA
- the ddah2 gene encoding N(G),N(G)-dimethylarginine dimethylaminohydrolase 2 yields MANMCPYGRFTHAVVRGIPETFGKSVGDGHENGQVSVELAKAQRQYGCLTGALRQKVGLQLIEIPPDPELPESWRIEDVAVIQGDTALITRPFKQQRRSEAEAVRRVMSELNVNVVEMGTEDGDCGGATLEGSDVLFTGREFFVGISSHTNRRGAEVLADTFMDFAVSTVPVCGGARLKNICSMGGPDTIIISNTEGAKKTLRMMEQLTDHHYEILTVPEEAAANCVYIKGPSKHDFLLHRPAEESPESVSVFQKLQDYTLLPTACSEASKLGASLSSLCLLINRKHTYF; encoded by the exons ATGGCCAACATGTGTCCTTACGGCCGCTTCACCCACGCCGTGGTGAGGGGCATCCCGGAGACCTTTGGGAAGTCCGTGGGAGACGGTCACGAGAACGGGCAGGTCTCAGTGGAGCTGGCCAAAGCTCAGCGTCAGTATGGTTGTCTGACTGGAGCCCTGAGGCAGAAGGTGGGCCTGCAGCTCATCGAGATCCCCCCCGACCCCGAGCTGCCGGAGAGCTGGAGGATAGAGGACGTGGCAGTGATCCAGGGAGACACGGCGCTCATCACCAGGCCCTTCAAACAGCAGAGACGCAGCGag GCAGAGGCAGTGAGGAGAGTGATGTCAGAGCTGAACGTGAATGTGGTGGAGATGGGAACAGAGGACGGAGACTGTGGAGGCGCCACACTGGAGGGCAGCGACGTTCTCTTCACGGGGAGGGAGTTCTTCGTCGGCATCTCCTCCCACACCAACCGCAGAGGAGCCGAGGTGCTGGCAGACACCTTCATG GACTTTGCCGTGTCCACCGTCCCCGTCTGTGGTGGAGCTCGACTGAAAAACATCTGCTCCATGGGAGGCCCTgacaccatcatcatcagcaacaCTGAAGGGGCCAAGAAGACTCTCCGG ATGATGGAACAGCTGACCGATCACCACTATGAAATCCTGACCGTCCCAGAGGAGGCGGCCGCAAACTGCGTCTACATCAAAGGTCCATCCAAACACGACTTCCTGCTCCACCGGCCTGCAGAGGAGAGTCCTGAGAGCGTTTCT gttTTCCAGAAGCTGCAGGACTACACCCTCCTGCCGACAGCCTGCAGCGAGGCGTCCAAACTGGGAGCATCCCTGTCCTCGCTGTGCCTGCTCATCAACAGAAAGCACACGTACTTTTGA